From the Pseudomonas sp. VD-NE ins genome, the window AAAAGGCCTGAAACCGACAGCGAAAAGACCTAAGGATTATTGATGTTCAAAGTGTTACGCGACTGGATTCAGCGCTACTTCTCCGATGAAGAAGCTGTAGTGCTGGCGGTGCTGCTGTTTCTCGCCTTTACCGCAGTGCTCACGCTTGGCGGCATGCTCGCGCCGGTGTTGGCGGGGATGGTGCTGGCGTATCTGATGCAGGGCCTGGTGGTCACGCTGGAACGTCTGCGCGTCCCGGGTGGCGTGGCGGTAGGGTTGGTGTTCGCGCTGTTCATGGGCGTGCTGATGCTGTTTATCGTCGTGGTGCTGCCGTTGCTCTGGCATCAGTTGATCACGCTGTTCAACGAGCTGCCCGGGATGCTCGCCAAATGGCAGTCGCTGTTGTTGCTGTTGCCCGAGCGCTATCCGCATCTGGTCTCTGACGAGCAAGTGTTGCAGGCGATCGAAGCGGCGCGTGGCGAGATCGGCAAGTTCGGCCAGTGGGCGCTGACGTTCTCGCTGTCGAGTCTGCCGCTGCTGGTGAACATCATGATCTACCTGGTGCTGGTGCCGATCCTGGTGTTCTTCTTCCTCAAGGACCGGGCGATGATCGGCGAGTGGGTGCGTGGTTATCTGCCGCGTGAGCGCGCGCTGATCACTCGGGTTGCGCAGGAAATGAACCGGCAGATCGCCAACTACATTCGCGGCAAGGTCATCGAGATCGTGATTTGCGGTGGTGTGACCTACATCGCTTTCGTCGCGCTCGGACTCAATTATGCGGCGCTGCTGGCGTTGCTGGTCGGTGTGTCGGTGGTGGTGCCGTACGTCGGTGCGGTGGTGGTGACCGTGCCGGTGCTGCTGATTGCGCTATTCCAGTGGGGCTGGAGCGATCAGTTCATCTATCTGATGGCGGTCTACGGAATTATTCAGACGCTGGATGGCAACGTGCTGGTGCCGTTGCTGTTCTCGGAGGCGGTCAACCTGCACCCGGTGGCAATTATCTGCGCGGTGCTGTTGTTTGGCGGATTGTGGGGATTCTGGGGGGTGTTCTTTGCGATCCCGCTGGCGACGCTGTTCAAGGCTGTGCTGGATGCGTGGCCGCGCCAAGAGCCGGCGGTGGCGCCGCTGCTGTAGCGGTTGATCCAGATTGTTCGGTGCGGCTTAAGGCCTCATCGCTGGCAAGCCAGCTCCCACAGGGTTTTCGGTGCACACAAAACCTGTGGGAGCTGGCTTGCCAGCGATGGCGTCAGAGAAGACGCCAGAGAACCATCAGGCCTTGTTCAGATCCTGAGCAGCGGCCAATACTGCATCCACATGCCCCGGCACTTTCACACCACGCCATTCCTGACGCAGCACACCGTCCTTATCAATCAGGAACGTGCTGCGATCAACGCCCAGGTATTCCTTGCCATACAGCTTCTTCAACTTGATCACGTCGAACAATTGGCAGACGGCCTCATCCTTGTCGCTGATCAGCTCGAACGGAAACGCCTGCTTGCACTTGAAGTTCTCGTGGGACTTCAGGCTGTCGCGGGAGATACCGAATATCTCGGTATTGGCTGCCTGGAACGCGGCGTACTGATCACGAAAGCCCTGGCCTTCGGTAGTGCAGCCCGGGGTGCTGTCCTTCGGGTAGAAATAGATCACCACTTGTTTGCCCTTGAGGGCGGACAGGCTGACAGTCTGCCCGCTGGTGGCAGGTGCTTCGAAATCGGCAACCGGTTGGTCGATGACTACGGCCATGAAAGCTTCCTTACATTGGGTTCTGTGGGCGCCAAGGCTCGATCAGTGCATCGAGGTTCATCGCGTCGGAGAAGTCGAGGAACTGGTCGCGCAGCCAGCTGATCTGGGTGCCGGCCGGCAGGGTCACGGTGAACGTGGCGTTGAGCATGGTGCCGCCGGTCTGTGGCGCCTGATACGTATCGCAGGTCAGGTTCTCCAGTTCGACGTTGTGATCCATGAAGAACTGGCACAGCTCATTGATGATGTCCGGGCGATACGCCGAACTGACGTAAGCCACGTACGGCAACGCCTGTGGACGATTTTCCAGCGGCGCGCTGCGCACCACGTTGGCGGTGAAAGCGTGTTTCTTGGCCAGGCCCGGCAAGCTGCCTTCCAGGCGGGCGAGGGCGTCCCAGCTACCGGAGACTTCAAGGACCAGTGCACTGCACTCACCGTGGCGAGTCAGGCGTGAAGTAACCACGGCGCAGCGATTTTCATGGCTGGCGCGGCACAGGACGTTAGTCAGCTCCATGGGGTTGGCGCCGAGGGCACTGATGACAAGGAATTGTTCGCGAACTGTGGGGGTGGACATGCAGCATTCCTAAAGCGATGAGCGGTCGGTAGGTTATCGGGCGTTGGCTGCCGGGGAGTGCCTGTTCTGGCGGTCCGTACAAAGAGGCCCGGCAAGCTCGCGGCTCGCTCCACTATAGCGGGAGCGCGTCGATGCGACGCAGGAACGGGGTCTGGGAGGCCGAAAAGGGAGGCTGGAACCCGGCGTACAAGCTGATCAGTACCGATCAAAGTCTGAAGGGTAGCGAAAAGCGACGCCAAGGGGAATGGCGGCAGCGCAGTACTTCGCTTGTGCAAGCATCTTGGCGCCAGTACCATTACCGCTCTCTTTTTCCGGCAGGAGCGGTTTCATGATTGCGGGCAGTATGGTGGCACTGGTCACTCCCATGGATGCACAAGGGCGTCTTGACTGGGACAGCCTCAGCAAACTCGTGGACTTCCATCTCAAGAACGGTACCCATGCCATTGTCGCGGTCGGTACTACCGGCGAGTCGGCAACCCTTGATGTAGAAGAACACATCGCTGTCATCAAAGCCGTGGTCAAACAGGTTGCCGGACGCATTCCGGTCATCGCCGGCACTGGCGCAAACTCGACCCGCGAAGCCGTCGAGCTGACCCGCAACGCCAAGGAAGCCGGCGCCGATGCCTGCCTGCTGGTCGTTCCGTACTACAACAAGCCGACTCAGGAAGGCCTGTACCAGCACTTCAAGTACATTGCTGAAGCGGTCGACATTCCACAGATTCTCTACAACGTTCCTGGCCGCACCTCTTGCGACATGCAGGCCGAGACCGTGATTCGCCTGTCCACCGTGCCGAACATCATCGGCATCAAGGAAGCCACCGGCGACCTGAAACGCGCCAAAGCGATCATCGATGGTGTGAGCAAGGATTTCATCGTGCTGTCCGGCGATGATCCGACTGCCGTTGAACTGATCCTGCTGGGCGGTAAAGGCAACATCTCGGTGACTGCCAACGTCGCACCACGCGAAATGGCCGATCTGTGCGAGGCTGCGCTGAAAGGCGACGCCGACACCGCACGGGCGATCAACGAAAAACTGATGCCACTGCACAAAGACCTGTTCATCGAAGCCAACCCGATTCCGGTGAAGTGGGCTCTGGTTGAAATGGGCCTGATGCACGAAGGCATCCGCCTGCCACTGACCTGGCTGAGCACACCTTGTCACGAAACGCTGCGCTCGGCCCTGCGCCAGTGCAGCGTCCTGGTTTAATTGAGGAAGTACAACGCATGAAGCGAATGGCCGGACTTTCCGCACTTGCCTTGATTATCTCCAGCACCAGCGGCTGCGGATGGGTCTGGGGGCCGGAAGGTTATTTCCGCGACCGTGGTAGCGATTACCTGCAAGCGCAACAGACTGCACCGATGCAACTGCCGCCGGAAGTCAGCACTTCCAAGCGTCTGGATCCGCTTTTGCCGATCCCGCGTAACGTCGCTGATGACACCGCCAAGGGCGAATACATTGTGCCGCGTCCTCAGCCGCTGTCGGCCGTTGCCGATGCCAGCGATTACTCACTGCAGAAGAGCGGTGACTCGCGTTGGGTCGTGGCCCAGCACCCACCGGCCGAAGTCTGGCCAGTGGCGGTGCAGTTCTTCCAGGACAACGGTTTCCGTCTGGATGAACAGCGCCCGCAAACCGGCGAATTCACCACCACCTGGCAGCATTCCGACGAACTGTCCGCGGCCATGGCCAAGCGCCTGAGCGCAGCTGGCATCGCCAGCGACAGCGAAACCCGCGTGCGTGTGCGGATCGAGCCGGGCGTGCAGCGCAACACCAGTGAAATCTACGTGGTCAGCGCCGAGCGTCCTGCCGGCAGCACTGCCGACGTGGCCTTCACCAACCGTTCGGTCAACACTGGCCTGGACGCGGCGCTGGTCGACGACATGCTCGCGAGCATGAGCCGTATCTCCGAGAAGGGCGGTTCGGTGTCGATGCTGGCCTCGCGTGATTTCGATACGCCAAGCCGCGTCAGCCTCAGCGAAGACGGCAGCGGCAACCCGGTGTTGAACGTCGGTACCGATCTGGACCGTGCCTGGTCGAGCGTTGGCCGTGCACTGGAACAAGGCGAATGGCGCGTTGAAGACATCAACCGTAGCCTCGGCCTGTACTACATCAACCTGGCCGAAAAAGCCGAGAAGAAAGACGACAAGCCTGGTTTCTTCAGCAGCCTGTTCGGCAGTGCGCCGAGCAAGGAAGAAGTTGAAGCCCGTGCCGAGCGTTATCAGGTTCGCCTGAGCAAGGTTGGCGAGAACATTCAGGTGACCGTCGAGAAAAACATTAACACCGTTGCGCCGGCTGAAGTGGCACGCAAAGTGTTGAGCGTGATTCAGGACAACCTGGGCTGATCAACCATGCGTTTTGCCGTTCTCGGCAGCGGTAGCCAAGGGAACGGCACGCTGATCGCCAGTGCTGATACGTATGTGCTGGTGGATTGTGGTTTTTCCCTTCGGGAAACCGAAAAACGCCTGTTGCGCCTGGGTGTGAACCCGGCGCAACTGAGCGCGATACTCGTAACCCACGAACATGCCGACCACGTGCATGGCGTGGGTTTGCTGTCTCGGCGCTACAATCTACCGGTCTACCTCAGTCGCGGCACACTGCGCGGGATGCGCAAACCGATCGAACCCGCAGGTTTTCTGGCCGGCGGCGAGCAACTGCAGATCGGTGCACTGAACATCGGGGTCATTGCCGTGGCCCATGATGCGCAGGAACCGACCCAGTATGTCTTCAGTGATCACGAGCAGCGGCGCTTCGGCCTGCTGACCGACCTGGGTTCCTACTGCGAGCGGGTGCTGGACGGTTATCGGGATCTCGATGCGTTGATGATCGAGTCCAATCATTGCCGCGACATGCTGGCCCGTGGTCATTACCCGTACTTTCTCAAGCAACGGGTGGGCGGCGAGCTGGGACATTTGAACAACCATCAGGCGGCATTCCTGGTGTCCGAGTTGGGCTGGCAGGGCTTGCAACATTTGGTCCTGGCCCATCTGAGCAGCAAGAACAACCTGCCGCAGCTGGCCCGGCAATGTTTTGTCGACACCCTCGGGTGCGACCCGGACTGGCTGCAACTGGCCGATCAAGATTCAGGGCTCGACTGGCGCCACATCGCCTAGCCCACCTACTTAGCAAGCGGAGCCCATCATGGAAAAACGTGAAGAACTCTACCGCGGCAAAGCCAAATCGGTTTACAAGACCGACGACGCTGACCGCTTGATCCTGCTGTTTCGCAACGACACCTCAGCGTTCGACGGCAAGCGCATCGAGCAGCTCGACCGCAAAGGCATGGTCAACAACAAGTTCAACGCCTTCATCATGCAGAAACTCGAAGCGGCCGGCGTACCGACCCAATTCGACAAGCTGCTGGCCGACAACGAAGTGCTGGTCAAGAAGCTCGACATGATCCCGGTCGAGTGCGTCGTGCGTAACTACGCCGCCGGCAGCCTGGTCAAGCGTCTGGGCGTCGAAGAAGGCCTGAAGCTCAACCCTTACACCTTCGAACTGTTCCTCAAGGACGACGCCAAGGGCGACCCGTTCATCAACGAATCCCACGTCGTGGCGTTCGGTTGGGGCACCGCCGAGCAACTGGTTCGCATGAAAGAACTGTCGCTCAAGGTCAACGAAGTCCTGACCAAGCTGTTCGACGACGCCGGCCTGCTGCTGGTCGACTTCAAGCTTGAATTTGGCGTGTTCAGCGACGGCTCCATCGTCCTCGGCGACGAGTTCAGCCCGGACGGCTGCCGTCTGTGGGACAAGGACACCAAGAAGAAGATGGACAAAGACCGCTTCCGTCAGGGCCTCGGTGACGTCATCGAAGCCTATGAAGAAGTCGCCAATCGTCTGGGCGTACCGCTTTAATCGACGCAAGCATCTGATAGCACGAAGAAAATTTCGAAAGAGGGTTTGCTTTCGGTAAAAGTGTTGTTATGATGCGCGCCGTTGGAGAGATGCCAGAGTGGCCGAATGGGACGGATTCGAAATCCGTTGTACCTTCACCGGTACCTAGGGTTCGAATCCCTATCTCTCCGCCATTATTGAACAAGACTAAGCCCCCGTAATCATTGCTGATTACGGGGGTTTTTTCGTTTCCGGGCTTTCGTTCAGGGCGTTTCCAAGGCTAAAGGCACCTAAGGGCGCCCCGGGGCATTGCGCGGTTCCCTGCACTGCAATTTGGCCTTGTTCGGTGATGAGCGACTGTCGCGCACCCCTAAGCTGCTTGAGCGGCTGCAAGGGGCCTCTGAGTCGGTTGCGTGTTCTTGGTGGGGGGTGAACTGAACTCGCTGGCAGATCGGCAGATCGGCAGATCGGAGGAGGAAGGCAGGCTATCACTCGCAAGATCAAAGGCGGCCCTGACGGGTATGCAGATCGACTGGAGTTATGGGGTATCAAAGGCGTCGGCGAACGGGGGGGGCTGATTGCCCTCGCGTGTGCCTGGCTCTTATCAATGTAATCCGTTTGCGCTCGCATTGATCATGTCGTTGCTGGCCTGACCAAAGACGTCGTGCATTCAGCAATCTTTTCCGAATGCACAAGTTTCCTATTGTCGTCCTTGATTCCAGCCAGTCAGCTCTACCCAGAGATCAATTGGCTATGGTTAACGACTAAAGTTGTGAGGTGCGCTCATTTTTTTCGTGGAGCAGAGATTTTAGAATGTAGGGAGCAACGTATTGTGAGCCATACATGGATAGATGGTTTCTGTCGTTGTATAGAACTTTTCCGCCCTTCGCAGCGTAGCAACTGTCGGAATCGCAGAACAGCGACGATAAATCAATTATTTTTACGTTAACGAAGTCTTTTGCAACGCGTTGAACAATCTCTTTATAAGCGGAATTTACACTGTCCTGATCGTACACTTCCCTCGGGAATGAGCAGCCATCATTCTTTTCGGTAATTCTAAAAGGTCTCGTCACACATGCCGATGGGTCAAATGGCAGGGTTGGATTGTCCAAAACCACCACAACGTTTTTCTTTGCTTCAGACAGCATTTCGAAGGATCTTCTCATGCCTGATTCGAGGACTTTTCTGAAATCTTTCTCAGCAGGGTTTCGAATGTCTACAGCGTCCTCCCAAGAGCATTTTGGGTTATGCGCAAGTAGTACGTTTACTACGCTGCTGTCTTTTGATGCGTAATCATAAGCCTCATTGATTAGACGATAGGCATTCGCGCGAACCTTCGCGGCGGCTTTGTCCTTTTGTGCAGTAGACGTATCATAAAAGGGTGCAGCACAACTGGCCGGAAACACAGCTAAACCTTGGTCGGCCGTAGAGTAGGTGCTTAGACCAGCAAATAGGTGTGCTGCATGTGAGTCGCCTATAACCGTGCTGGTAATCGAGCCGTCCTGAATCAGGCAGGGGTTATCAGTCATGGTGTTCCAGTCGGGAAATCTGATTGCGCAATTCGTCAGGGAAATGGCAGTATTCTTCTCGATGGCTCGGGCTACTTCGTTTTTAGTCTCTAGCGGGGTAGCGGTTGGGTGTTTATAGGTTGCAAATCCACCAAGCGCGATAACTATCATCAGTCCGACAAACGCCGGGGTTTGACGTGGCTGCTTTACTATTCCCGCGCGAAGCGGCTTCTCGATTAATGAGTAAGTAATCCACGCCAGTAATAGTGATGCTGCGACCGCTGCCGATCTTATCTCAATGCTGGTTTCTTCACTTTGGACTATGCGGGCGAACGCAAGCAGAGGCCAGTGCCAGAGGTACAGTGGAAAGCTGATCAAACCTATAGCTACAGCCATCCGTGTTGAGAAAATTCTTCTGTTAATTATAGATGAAGGTCCTGCTGCTATTAGCAGCAATGAACCCAGCACAGGAAGTATTGCGCGCCAGCCTGGGAATTGATCGCTCGACTTGAAGCTAAATAGTGCGAAAAATATGAGTGCGAGCCCGGCAGCGCTTAGCGCGTCATTGAGTCTGGCATGCTGTCCTTCGAACTTCGACACCCACCACGGCTGTAAGCAAGCCCATGCCAGCAATGTGCCTGCCAGCAGTTCCCATGCGCGGGTCGGCAGAAGGTAGAATGTGGCGTTTGGATCTATACTTATGAAGTAGAGATTCAAAAGCAGTGAAACCAATCCAATGGCCAAAATTATCTTGATGGCGCTAAGTCTTACCTTCCATGCCGCCCAAAGTATAATAGGGAATAGCAGGTAGAATTGCTCTTCAATTGCTAGTGACCATAGATGCAGTAATGGTTTTAGTTCTGCTGCGGTGTCGAAATATCCGCTCTCGTACCAGAATGAAAAATTCGCTACAAATCCTGCGCCCGCTGCGATTTGCTTGGATAGTTCGGTCATCTCATTCGGTAACAAGACAAGCTTTCCAGCGACCCAGCAAGATACTAGCACCAGGGTTAAGGCTGGAAAGATTCGACGTATCCTTCGGGCGTAAAAATCTGAAAAGCTGAAAGTGCCTCGGTCAATGCTTTTAAGTAGTATGGTGCCGATCAAGAAACCGGATATGACAAAGAATATATCAACGCCTACGAATCCTCCTGGCACCAGAGTCGGGAACGCATGAAAGATCACGACAGAAATAACAGCCAGCGCACGAAGGCCGTCTATGTCTCTTCTGTATTTTAAATTGGGGTTTGTCATTGACGTTGGCTCATTTTATTGCTAGGTGCGAGGCGAGGGCGGAAGGTCGCGATAGTGCCATTATTTTATTGCTTAGGAAACTCCGATCTACTTGCCGCTACACGCAGCAAATTGAAAACAGCTTTGGCGTTCAGCGATATCTACTGCGAAGGGGAGATTTTGTTGGGGGTTAATAAGGGCGGCGAATCCCTCTCTCTTCGCCATTACACAGAAAAAGCCCCGTAGACAAATCTAGGGGGCTTTCTCGTTTCAGCAGAAGCAACATCACTTCCGCACCAGGCATTCACGACTGCGAATGCCCCTGCTTCCTTTTGATCAAGTCATTCACATCCTTATGCGTCGAGTTAGGCGAGGACTTGTCCTCGCAGGCTGAGCTGAGGAGGGTTTTCACTTCTTCCCTGGCATTGGGGATAAAGACTGCATCGACCCGCGCAGTTAAATCTCCTTAACCGGCGTCTCCCCTTGCACAGCCTTGATCAACCCGATCACATGCAAGCAATCCGCCTTGTTCACGTAAGACTCGCCACTGGCGATGGTCTCGTGGTTACCCGCCCTCAGTCTCCAGCGCCATTGCCCTTTGCCGGTGCTCGGGGTGCCTCTGGTTTGCCTGTAAATCTCGAAATACATTCAGTTCGCTCCATGCGATTTATTTGTGCGGCAACCTCTGTGACGCATCGACGCAAGCCTAGCGCGGACGTTTTTTTTCGCTATCTGACATTTGTTTCCAATCGTTCGCGGATGTTTCTGAAGGGCGCGGTCTAGAGCGCGGCAATTGGCCTGTGGATTGGCCAATATGACGCCGTCTGATCCTTGCAACGTCGTCGACGCTCCTGCTTAATACGGGACGGCTCATGGCGTCGAATATCGTTCGACGACCGACAAACACTATAAAAAGAGCACTCCTTTTGACTGAGCACGGAACGCAACAGGACGGGCAGGTGACGTTATCGCTGGTGATCCCCGTTTTTAACGAGGAGGACAGCCTTGATACGTTTCTACGGCGTATCAATGAGGTCTTTCAGGCGCAAGCGTTGATCGATCTTGAGCTGGTGTTCGTCAACGACGGCAGCACCGATGCCACCCTCGAACGCCTGCTCGAACATCAGCGGCACGATGCGCGGCTGCGTATCGTCGACCTGAGCCGCAACTTCGGCAAGGAAGCGGCGCTGTCCGCCGGTTTGCAGACCGCGACGGGGCAGATCGTGGTGCCAATTGACGCCGATCTGCAGGACCCGCCCGAGGTTATTCTGCAGATGATCGAGCGCTGGCGAGAAGGCTTTGAAGTGGTGCTCGGTCATCGCGTCAGCCGTCGCAGCGACACCTGGGCCAAGCAGACGTCGGCCCACTGGTTCTATCGCTTGCACAACAAAATTGCCGAACAACCTTTACCTGAAAACGTCGGCGATTTTCGTCTGATGGATCGCTGCGTCGTCGATGCGTTGCTGACGCTGCCCGAATCCCGGCGCTTCATGAAAGGCCTGTTCGCCTGGGTCGGATTTCGCACCACCCGCGTCGATTACGAACGCCCGGAGCGCGTGGCGGGGCAGAGCAAGTTCAACGGCTGGCGCCTGTGGAATTTCGCGTTGGAGGGCATCACCAGTTTCAGCACCGAGCCGCTGCGGATCTGGACGTATGTGGGCGCGCTGGTGTCGCTGGTGTCTTTTGCGTTCGCCATGTTCATTGTCCTGCGCACGCTGATTCACGGTGTCGACATGCCCGGTTATGCCTCGCTGATGGTGGCCGTGACATTTCTCGGTGGGCTGCAATTGATCGGCATCGGGGTGCTCGGTGAGTACCTGGGCCGCACGTATATCGAATCCAAACGCCGACCGGTTTTTCTGGTGCGTCGCGTCTACGACCCCAAGGACTGATACATGGATCTCAAGGAAACCGACATCCTCGGCGACAGCATCAACGAGCATTGGTATTACTGCTCGAAAGCCGCGGCCACCCGGCGTTTGCTGGGAGATGCAGCCATCGGCCGAATCCTCGATGTCGGCGCCGGTTCGGGGTTTTTCTCCCACCATCTGCTGACGCACACCGATGCGCGGGAGGCGTGGTGCGTCGACATCAGTTATCCGGCCGACTC encodes:
- a CDS encoding peroxiredoxin, coding for MAVVIDQPVADFEAPATSGQTVSLSALKGKQVVIYFYPKDSTPGCTTEGQGFRDQYAAFQAANTEIFGISRDSLKSHENFKCKQAFPFELISDKDEAVCQLFDVIKLKKLYGKEYLGVDRSTFLIDKDGVLRQEWRGVKVPGHVDAVLAAAQDLNKA
- a CDS encoding MBL fold metallo-hydrolase, which translates into the protein MRFAVLGSGSQGNGTLIASADTYVLVDCGFSLRETEKRLLRLGVNPAQLSAILVTHEHADHVHGVGLLSRRYNLPVYLSRGTLRGMRKPIEPAGFLAGGEQLQIGALNIGVIAVAHDAQEPTQYVFSDHEQRRFGLLTDLGSYCERVLDGYRDLDALMIESNHCRDMLARGHYPYFLKQRVGGELGHLNNHQAAFLVSELGWQGLQHLVLAHLSSKNNLPQLARQCFVDTLGCDPDWLQLADQDSGLDWRHIA
- a CDS encoding glycine cleavage system protein R, whose amino-acid sequence is MSTPTVREQFLVISALGANPMELTNVLCRASHENRCAVVTSRLTRHGECSALVLEVSGSWDALARLEGSLPGLAKKHAFTANVVRSAPLENRPQALPYVAYVSSAYRPDIINELCQFFMDHNVELENLTCDTYQAPQTGGTMLNATFTVTLPAGTQISWLRDQFLDFSDAMNLDALIEPWRPQNPM
- a CDS encoding YegP family protein: MYFEIYRQTRGTPSTGKGQWRWRLRAGNHETIASGESYVNKADCLHVIGLIKAVQGETPVKEI
- a CDS encoding acyltransferase family protein, which codes for MTNPNLKYRRDIDGLRALAVISVVIFHAFPTLVPGGFVGVDIFFVISGFLIGTILLKSIDRGTFSFSDFYARRIRRIFPALTLVLVSCWVAGKLVLLPNEMTELSKQIAAGAGFVANFSFWYESGYFDTAAELKPLLHLWSLAIEEQFYLLFPIILWAAWKVRLSAIKIILAIGLVSLLLNLYFISIDPNATFYLLPTRAWELLAGTLLAWACLQPWWVSKFEGQHARLNDALSAAGLALIFFALFSFKSSDQFPGWRAILPVLGSLLLIAAGPSSIINRRIFSTRMAVAIGLISFPLYLWHWPLLAFARIVQSEETSIEIRSAAVAASLLLAWITYSLIEKPLRAGIVKQPRQTPAFVGLMIVIALGGFATYKHPTATPLETKNEVARAIEKNTAISLTNCAIRFPDWNTMTDNPCLIQDGSITSTVIGDSHAAHLFAGLSTYSTADQGLAVFPASCAAPFYDTSTAQKDKAAAKVRANAYRLINEAYDYASKDSSVVNVLLAHNPKCSWEDAVDIRNPAEKDFRKVLESGMRRSFEMLSEAKKNVVVVLDNPTLPFDPSACVTRPFRITEKNDGCSFPREVYDQDSVNSAYKEIVQRVAKDFVNVKIIDLSSLFCDSDSCYAAKGGKVLYNDRNHLSMYGSQYVAPYILKSLLHEKNERTSQL
- a CDS encoding glycosyltransferase family 2 protein; protein product: MTEHGTQQDGQVTLSLVIPVFNEEDSLDTFLRRINEVFQAQALIDLELVFVNDGSTDATLERLLEHQRHDARLRIVDLSRNFGKEAALSAGLQTATGQIVVPIDADLQDPPEVILQMIERWREGFEVVLGHRVSRRSDTWAKQTSAHWFYRLHNKIAEQPLPENVGDFRLMDRCVVDALLTLPESRRFMKGLFAWVGFRTTRVDYERPERVAGQSKFNGWRLWNFALEGITSFSTEPLRIWTYVGALVSLVSFAFAMFIVLRTLIHGVDMPGYASLMVAVTFLGGLQLIGIGVLGEYLGRTYIESKRRPVFLVRRVYDPKD
- a CDS encoding AI-2E family transporter gives rise to the protein MFKVLRDWIQRYFSDEEAVVLAVLLFLAFTAVLTLGGMLAPVLAGMVLAYLMQGLVVTLERLRVPGGVAVGLVFALFMGVLMLFIVVVLPLLWHQLITLFNELPGMLAKWQSLLLLLPERYPHLVSDEQVLQAIEAARGEIGKFGQWALTFSLSSLPLLVNIMIYLVLVPILVFFFLKDRAMIGEWVRGYLPRERALITRVAQEMNRQIANYIRGKVIEIVICGGVTYIAFVALGLNYAALLALLVGVSVVVPYVGAVVVTVPVLLIALFQWGWSDQFIYLMAVYGIIQTLDGNVLVPLLFSEAVNLHPVAIICAVLLFGGLWGFWGVFFAIPLATLFKAVLDAWPRQEPAVAPLL
- the purC gene encoding phosphoribosylaminoimidazolesuccinocarboxamide synthase is translated as MEKREELYRGKAKSVYKTDDADRLILLFRNDTSAFDGKRIEQLDRKGMVNNKFNAFIMQKLEAAGVPTQFDKLLADNEVLVKKLDMIPVECVVRNYAAGSLVKRLGVEEGLKLNPYTFELFLKDDAKGDPFINESHVVAFGWGTAEQLVRMKELSLKVNEVLTKLFDDAGLLLVDFKLEFGVFSDGSIVLGDEFSPDGCRLWDKDTKKKMDKDRFRQGLGDVIEAYEEVANRLGVPL
- the dapA gene encoding 4-hydroxy-tetrahydrodipicolinate synthase, yielding MIAGSMVALVTPMDAQGRLDWDSLSKLVDFHLKNGTHAIVAVGTTGESATLDVEEHIAVIKAVVKQVAGRIPVIAGTGANSTREAVELTRNAKEAGADACLLVVPYYNKPTQEGLYQHFKYIAEAVDIPQILYNVPGRTSCDMQAETVIRLSTVPNIIGIKEATGDLKRAKAIIDGVSKDFIVLSGDDPTAVELILLGGKGNISVTANVAPREMADLCEAALKGDADTARAINEKLMPLHKDLFIEANPIPVKWALVEMGLMHEGIRLPLTWLSTPCHETLRSALRQCSVLV
- the bamC gene encoding outer membrane protein assembly factor BamC, whose translation is MKRMAGLSALALIISSTSGCGWVWGPEGYFRDRGSDYLQAQQTAPMQLPPEVSTSKRLDPLLPIPRNVADDTAKGEYIVPRPQPLSAVADASDYSLQKSGDSRWVVAQHPPAEVWPVAVQFFQDNGFRLDEQRPQTGEFTTTWQHSDELSAAMAKRLSAAGIASDSETRVRVRIEPGVQRNTSEIYVVSAERPAGSTADVAFTNRSVNTGLDAALVDDMLASMSRISEKGGSVSMLASRDFDTPSRVSLSEDGSGNPVLNVGTDLDRAWSSVGRALEQGEWRVEDINRSLGLYYINLAEKAEKKDDKPGFFSSLFGSAPSKEEVEARAERYQVRLSKVGENIQVTVEKNINTVAPAEVARKVLSVIQDNLG